The sequence GATCTTTCTCGATGTCTTCCAATTTCAGAGGGCAGCCATCTACATCAAGTTAGCTCCCACTTTTATAAAAAGATGCAAACAAGGTCATGCACAAACATAACCTGAAAAATGCATACCCAATCGATATCCACGGAAATAAAGAACGGGAACCCTGAAATTGAAGCTGTAAACTATGTGGTAATCATAGACATGAATGTCATCTTTGCCGCAGCTCTGAACCTAAAAAAACATAGCCAGTTTTATCATTAAGAAATcaccaaaaaaggaaaagaatatcATACacacaaagggaaaaaaaaaaaaaaagcatgccaAGAAAGCTGCACTAGTAAATAAATGCCTGATTCTATATAGTTTCATAATATTTGGATACGAACAAACCAAGAGCCTTCTAAATCAGACAAAATGTCGGAGTGAGAACAGAATTACTAGTTAAAAATATAATGGAAGTGAATAAAAGTGCTAACTCATTAAGGATTGCATATTACAAGTTAAAAATGAGTTTCATAAGAATCAATGAGGAAATAAGTAAGAGGTGTAACATGCAAGGATTTGCAAACATCGTGGCACAGATTCGTATCAGACACCTCTTTGGCATGCACAATCCCAGTTGGCACACCCCTATGCCATGCGACAGAGTAACTGTTCTAACCATATATTCTACGCCAATCGACATGGCACATGTCGGTACCTTTCTAGAATAATAACTTTTGACGCATGATGGCACGTAACTTATGCATCTAATTTGCAGATTGTCAAAAATCGTAGATAGTAAAATTGTATCGGATGAAGTTTACCAAGGTGGCATCGTCAGATAGGTCTTCGTCTCCTAATATGCTCTCCTCATGACTAACTTCCTGAAAAACACAACAAAAACTAATAGCTGCCTAATTTTTCTCACAATCTACGAAAAATAAGTTTGCAACCACACCGACCTCACTTGCGTTCTGATGATACACGTTCTCCATTGTTAAGTATCCTGCTGCCTAAGCATGACCAGAGAAAAGATATACGTCAAATTTATAGACTGGATCGGTCGGCCATAACAAGCAGAAACACCCACATTGCACGACGAATCACCGACCACCGGAAAAGGTTCCCACAACCATTGGGGAAGAGAATCATTGACCTCTTTCCACCTCTCACAAAAAGCAGCTACAGAAGAATTGAAGTCATTTGGCGAAAGAGTTCCGTCCCACTGGCGCGCACTCGTCTCTGATTGCATATCGGGCAGCAAATCAACAAGTCCTATATGAAAGACAACACAAGATCGCGATGCACAAATTCAGAAACGACCTGTGCCACATTAATAATACACTGTTATTAACAGCTTAATTCAACAAACAGCGACGAGAATTAAGagtaaagagagaaagagaaattaaGGCATCCACCAACAGCTTCATATACTTGGTACAAAAGAAAGCTACAAAAAATTCCTTTTGACGCTGGCAGAGATGAGATCCAGTACAAACCAGGAAGCTCGTCTTCTGCAACGTCGGAAGCAAAACACTACAGAACTCAATCGGAGAAGGTACAGCTCAAAAGAGATTCATACTCTAGTATGCAATCATGCTCGATACGCATTCCCATCAGGTTCCAGACGTTAAGCACGTGAAGGGTGATCGAAGAAGCTTTGCCAACTAAAGCACAACAGATCTTGCAAACTACGAGATGAATCGATACGTCAATGGCAAGGGCTCATACCATTCAGATTCAAAACCCGCGGCTTTCCTTAGAGTCGAGAGCGCGCGGCAGCCGTGGCGTGAGCGCGGCGGCAATGGCGTCAAGCcgcgagagacagagagaggccGGCCGCGAAGGGATGGATTAGGGCACGGCTCCGAGACGATCCTTTCTGCGTTCGTCTTTATCGGATGCTCGAGTAAAAGTCTTAAATACCCTTCGAAGTCTAAGTTGGAACGGAGGGATAAGAATAGACCGGTTCGCTTCGACGGTGTGAGTTTAGACCGGCTGAGCATGGTTCGGATTTAGCGCAACTGGATCGGTCCGGTCCGGTCCGGTCCGGTTCGACATGATAAGGATATAGTCCCACCTTCACTGCTTACTGCTTGCCGCTGTACAGAGCTGTTTTTGTTTTGAGTAGAGCTGAAAGAATAAGCATAGAAGAAAGAAGCTTTGTGAAAAGTGCAGAAAATAGATGAAACATTAAATGGTACAAGTAAAGAACAATtaggagaaaaagaaaaggggGATTCTTTGTTCCATCTTGAAATGGCTTATTTGGGAACAAATAAAGAAGAGCCTCGATGAAATAGTAGAAAGTTGATGGAAAGTATGCATGAAAACAGAGCTTGTTTTCTCTTGAGTTTCAAGATGTATTTAGGAGAAGAATTATAGAAGAGATAGCCTTTTTGTTAATAAGGTTgaagaaaagagagggaaagaatCTAAATAAACAACAAAAATTTGATGGAGAGAAAATTCTAGCTTCTACTTTCCAGCAGGACTTCATCTCTTCAAACCATTCAAAGCATATGAAGAACAAAAGAAGGGATAACCTTTACATTATCCTTCATTTcattcgagagagagagagagagagagagagagagagagagagagattcttcaTCTTTGGTACTGAAGTAAAGAGAAGACTTTAGGACGCTGTGTGGGGCCATGTCAGAGAGGCCCAAGAACAAGGGCATGGAGATCACTTCTTTGGACGAGTGAAGGGATCAAGAAAGAGACAATGGGATCAGAGGAAAATGAAAGGTGGCCAGGGGAGAGGAACCTTAACATCTGTCCTCCCAAAAGAGCAGAAATATGCCTCACAATAGCATCAGCATCCCCCACCACTCATGCATGGGGTGAGTACCAGTTGAAACTTCAACATGGAATGCAGTGTATCCACCCCAAAAGTCTCACgcttcttccttcttccctcaTCTTCCACAGAAAAATATGAATCACGCATAGCGACATGAGCAGCGTCAGTCCATCTCAGCATCACAGAAACTGCCTTCTCCTTGGAAGCGTACATCTCATCAGACCTTTCCTGGCATGACCAACCTTCTCCTGTTACTCCTTGGCTTGTCTGCAGCACAAGAGCAAGAGAGAAACCATGCACTGATAGttgattcttcttcctctcttcctgATGGATTTTAAAGTGAAGGACCATTCGAGCAGGACAGTACCTCATGCAGTTGTTCCTAAGAGATGCCAGACACAAGCTGGAGAGGTAATTATTTCTGAGTAGTTGAGATGAGAGTGCTTTGTCAGTTCGATCATTCTTCTAATATGATGTCTGTTCTCCTCACACCCTGCTGCAGAAAGCAGAAAGATTAGGATAGCTTTTGATGTTAAAACATGTAAAAGATATCTTGGTTTCCAACATGTCTTTGAGAGAAGATAGCTCTCGCTGTTGTTATTTTCTGTGAACAAGGGTTCCTGGAGATACCATTATGACTTTCTGCTGGATCGAGATCATAGTTCCAGAGTTTCCATTGCAAAGTCTGATCCAGTTCTCTAAAAGGAGTTGATGTCATGTTTGTTGCTGTCTCAGGAAGCCAAACATCTGAGTCTGCCACCGGGCTTACTGGTTTgagcatcagcatcagcaaaaacCAACTTGGCAGAGTCCATCAACCCAGACAGATTCAACAGTTTGTGATCTGAAAGCTATGCCGATGAAAGCGTCTAAGAAATCGTAGATCAGTCGTTTGATAGGCCGTATATCGAAGCGTCGAGCTCTCAGACAAGGAACTCGAAAGCAACAAACAGATTGATATGAAAGCTGTCGGAGATGGTTCGATCGAAGGCACAAGGAGGAGGAACAGAATAGTGAGCGGTGCGAGACCGCCGCAAGAGACAAACTATGGAGCCACTTCTTCGAACTATTTCAGCGTGGAGTCATTCCTCATCCTCATCTGCCTCACCATGTCGCTGTTGATACTTCCTCTCGTCCTGCCTCCGCTGCCCCCTCCACCTTCCATGCTATTGTTGCTTCCCGTAGCCATACTAGTCTTACTCATGATCCTTGCTTTTATGCCCTCGGACATCAGCAACATGGCCTCCCCTTATCTGTAAATAAGCAAGCTGTGAATTAGCACAAGATATATAAGATAATGAAGCCTTTTGTGTGGTTAGCTTCAACGCTAGGCTACATTGGATATTGCAGACATGTGTTCATGTTCGAAGGTGCAATTAACTTACTATTTCTTGTCCTGCGTTCATGCTAACTTCTAATACCGACTTCCACTGTTGAGGTTTGGTTGGGTACAAGTCCTTGCAAGACCATCTCTTGCTTCCATTTATTATAGAGATTTCCACCTGTTTCGCATGGTTCAGAGTGTAGCAATCAGAGTATGTTCACTCTCCCCTGGGATCGTTTCGCGTCCGGGTCTGACAACCTTTATTCCGCAGTTGCTGCACCAGGGTGGTGGAGGAACTTACCAGCTCGGTCGATATAGAGAGGACTTTGCATGATCCATGAATCCAGGCAAATTATCTGTCCGGAGGAACATCCTGTCATGCTTGTATCATCGTCATCGAGCACCACCATTCCTGTTTGACAGGGACAGAAGGCGAGTCTTCACAAGCAGCCATCATCACTGCATCTTTGTTCTTTATCCTTTTTCCAGTACATCCACTTTGGACGACTCTCGTCTCTTCCCCCGCTCCCCCCTAACTTCGTGAAGAGGAGAACTAGCCAAGGATGAGGATCCAAGGATCGTAGCAGTTGGAAGTCAGGTTTCTTGTGATTATTGTGGCAGAATGTGAGCCTTCTCCTGCTAACGATTAAAATAAAGGAGATGTTAAATAGAGTTGTAGAAATGATTTATGTATGCAGCATTATCCTCGTaagcaatatatatatagatacagtgTGTCTCAGACCTCAATCATTGTGTTCACTGTTTTGCCTGAAGCATAAATATTCTTTATCGGGAGGGCAATCAAAGAGTTAATATCCAACAGGTCTAAATGATAAAGGAGATGTGTTGATCTAAAAATGGTGCACGTGTCTCATTACAAGCACCCATACATAACATCAATCAACAAGCATCAATCACCAAAATGGTCCCAAAAATTGGCCAAAAGATGGTCGTCACTGTTTCCGAGCAGCATCTTTTAGACAACTGTCGTTGAATGAAACAGCATCTAACACTTTGGACGGCGAAAACTACCAGATACATTCTATATCAGGAGTGGTTCAGTTGTCCGACAATATACAAATTTAACCTGATAAGTGTACCAGGACATACTGGGACAAGAGAAATCAAACCAGGCactagaacaaaaaaaaaatcccctCGATGATACGATCGACACTCCAATACAAACTCAAGTATTTTTGCTGGACAATCTTCGTTTCTTAAGCCTCTCACTCCTCAATGGAACAGTGATTTGAAGCCTCTCACTCCTGGAAGGACCAGAGCCTTGAGGCCTCTCGCTCTTTGAAGGACCAGAACCATGAAGCTTCTCGCTCTTCGAAGGACCGGAAACATGAAGCTTCTCGCTCCTCGGAGGACCAGAACCAGCAACTGAACCTCCCCGTCGCTTCTTCTTGGGCTTTCGTCCTCTCTTTTTTCCTGTGTAGCAGGGTTTCAGAACCGGCTGCTGTGGCATATCAACATTTTCTGTTGCTGGACCTGGTTCTGGCATTGAGTCCTTAGGGGCCGTGCTCTCATCTCCAGAATGGGTCTCAGCTTGCGTCTTTATCATCTCTTGAAGTTCCTCTGTTGCATGGCTGACTTTCTTAAAGTTCTGATAATCATTTTCAGCTACTTGGTTATCTATCAAAATGTCATCTGCACTCTGCAACACAAGCGAGATGATAGTACAATAAATTAagagaataaaaaatttatttcctTGATAATATACTTGGCAGTAGGACTACTGTATGATCAAAGCACTATTCTTTTAATTTAACCACATACTTCAATTGAGCACATAATGAAGAAGCCGGGAAATTCAATCTGTTCTCCAGAACCAAAACTAACCTCTTAGTTCTGATTACTGGCTCATAATACCAACATACAGTAACATGACTTGAAGCACTACTGCACTTTACAGTCATGATAAGTATATGCTCCCGAAGTTTCATCAGTCACATTGGTAAGGTTGACAGAAACAAATTAGATCTAGAGATAGATGGTCATATAACAAATAAGAATTTGATTAAGAAGCTTTTCAGAAATTTACTGCCATACATAAGACACactaagaaataaaatttttaCATAAAAAAAATCAGCTAAGCAAGGTCTTACATCTCTGCATAGGTCTCTGATACGATCCTGATCCAGGGATGCATCAGCAGACAACAGACCACCAACCGTGCTTTCAATAATATCAAGATCAGCAGCATCCCCATAGCTTGAAGCTGCACTTTCAGGCATAACCATATCCTCCATCTCATACTCAGATACACGATGGGGTGGACTACCCAGCAATCCAGCTGGCATTGAATCTGTGTTATTTCTAGGTGAATCACTAACATTTTGAGCATAGCCGGCAGGAACATCTCCCAGAAACAAATTGCCAGAAGAAATCTCTCTGGCATTTCTGCAGATGCAATTGTTGAGAAGAGTCTTCAACTTTGTAACTCTAGATTGGACAGCTTCAATGTTCAAAAGAATCTGTTCAAGAGAACTATCACAGCCTTTCAAGCCAAGCAACCAGTCATTATCATCATTGCCCCTAATGTTATCCTCTGCTGTAGTCAATAACAAATTAAGCATCAAAATTTGCTAATGTTAAATAAGGGTTGTGCTATTCGATGTAAATAAAAAaccacaagagaagaaaaaaactGCAGAGATAATTTAATTAGAGAACAAATACAATTTGAATTCCATAATTAGAGCTCAAGCTTTGAATTCTGAACTACGTTCAAGTCAATAAGTGCAGAATGTACCTAGAAGTGCATCACATTTCATAATTAGAGATAAAGTTTTAATTTCTGAACAATGTTCAAGTAAAGAAGTGCAGACTGTACGTAGAAGTGCATCGCTCAAATATTATTTCCCTTACTATATTTTCACTAATTAGGCACGATAAGTGCTCTATAAAAAATGTGTCACATATAAACACTTGTCAAACTCAAAAGatgttaagttttttttttttttcatgtaacaTTCATCCGAAATCACACTGAGggtatgtcatttcaatcattcgATTCTATACAAAAAATGTACGGGGAGAGAATTTGACTGATTGAATTGAATGCAAATCAacttatcctgcatcactcatctGGGCCTCAATGTAAGATTAGCTGGCATCTGAATGAATCAGGCTGCAGATATCACCAATCCAGACTTTCACACAAATTCATTATCTTAGAATTTGCTTAGTCTACAACCAAATAAGTGCATATATCAAAAATGACATATTTAGTAAGCACAAATAATATTTGAATCATTTAATACCATTATTAGGTATCAAGCACAACAGTAGAATGTATCAATCCTATAACAACAACAAACAAGCCATTGGGGATCCATATCAGTCCTATAACAACACCAGACAAGCCATAATATCTATTTGGGATCAAATAAAAGGGTGTCCATCCTCTTATCAGTTTTCTTAGTTTATGATAAGAACATGTTACGTAAATAGAGTAAGCAAAATTGTCAATTAGATTTCTTCGCAGCTTGGCAAGCAAGGGATTGCGAGAAATATTTAACAGGAAGAACTAATAGTCCAACTTCCacatagaaaagaaaaataaaaggagcTTTAAGCTTTAACAGTGAAGCCTATTACCCTTCTCCAATCGGATACACCATTAGATGGTAACAGCACAATCCTGTATTTAAAAATTTGATGGTTGAAATTCTCTACTTTTGAAAAAAATTgaaatcttgtaaatatttgaaaaacaGTAAGCAAAATGATGTCAAACATCTTTATTTCATGTCCTGATGTGTTTGCTTATAGAAGTACAAAGACAAGTAAAAGTATGTCAAATGTCACACAAGCtattgataataaaatatatacttaaaaattaaaatactaaataaatgcAGCAAAAACAATTTACTACACCATAGTTCTTTTCATTTCATTTATAATCAGCAGATTTTATGAACATTAGCACATAAAAATCATACCTAAATCACCACAATCATCATCAACTGAGTGGCCATCTGTATCTGTTCTTTTATTTTCTGCACAAGAGTAACAAAAGTtactaaatatattttattcaCATGGAATAGAGAAATTAATGACATGAAACTCATAGCTACCATAATAAGAGAACACAACATGATTTGACATATATGATGACAGGTCAACTTTGTCttcatttctttttctcttcctccttttcaTGGCTCCTCTCCAATGGGTTTGAGATGTCAACGGCACTGCTCTAGAGACAGAACTATCTAACTCGATCATCTTTGACTGTAGTTCCTTTTCATGCTTGTATGCAGCAAGCTCCTTGTCATACTTTGAAGCTTGTGAGAGCAATTCTTTCATGCGCAATTCTAACCATTGGCACCTCCACATGAGAGGGCTGATAAATTTTCTCCAGTGAGCACTCACTTTCTTCTTCCTGAAAGTTGTGGTAAATTCTATGAAGCATAAGATATCAATATTATCCATAAATCAAATAGCATTATAAGACATACAACTATCGGAGATAACCAAGTATAAAACAAATTTGTTGCTCAACCCATCATCATGAAATATGATTTGTCAGATAACTTTCTTCCCCAAAAAAAAAGCCCATAAAAAAATTTTCAACCTTAGATCACAATAACCAATCAAAATAAGAAAGCAGACAAGATACTACCGTTAAGATCGGAGGGGAAAAGTACATCCCGATAGAAATTTCTTCGACCACTTGAAGAGAATTCATCACTGAAGGATTCAAGtatcttattttttgaaaaaaatgaaaCCAAATGTTTATCCTAAACTTTCTCTGGGTCCCCATCTCACATGAAGGAAAGAAGCCTCTTCAGATTCTCCACTCAATTATAGCTCCATATCTGTTAAATCTTACTTTCACTTCTAGTCATCAGCTTGTATATTTCAATTTTATAATGCATATTCTCTCTAAATTGGTCGcacaaataataaaattaaacaaaaaaaattaacatgAAAATAGTTTTCTGTTTTGGGCTAGCCTTGCATTTACATGAAAATATCATATTACAGCTTTGAAGATAAAGTAATTATTTGACTATTATTCCTTTTCATTTACATAAAAGTTTCTTATTAGAGTTTCAACAACATAGTCATAGGCTACTACATAAAGTAGTTCATACCATTCTCTACATGTTTGTGCAAATCGAGCATCACAATGAAAAGCTCAAGATCATTATAATAACTACACAAGCACCTTATACACTGCTAAGTCATAAACTACTTATTTTCATGTATTAGCTATACAGCTATATCATTAATAATTGTCTTCATTCTTTGACCTAAATATTATTTGGTCAAACAATctagtaaaagtaaattgcagATCCAGTAGTGCTaactataagaaaaaaataaaattaccaCATCCATAAATAAGAACTTACTTAAAAACCCTGTTAAATCCATCAATAGCAGCAGGGTCCTCATTTGAAGGGAAAAAGGGGGATTCTATTTCCATATCCCCATGATCCTGCTTCAACTCACTGTCTGACCCAGAGAAAGTGTCCCCAAACGAGCTCGAATACTCAGTGGCATCCTGGTCTTCATCTTTCACTGTCTTGACAACGGTGCTGGCAGTACAATCTATGATGTCAATTTCCTCATTCATGACCTCATTGACCTTTGTCAGGGCAGTCGAGGACCCAACATGGAACACACTGTCTTCTCGATTGTTTGAACACATCAATCCTGACACGTCTTTGGCATCTACCAAATCCCTCTTCTCAGATTTCACGACTACATCCAGTTTT comes from Musa acuminata AAA Group cultivar baxijiao chromosome BXJ3-3, Cavendish_Baxijiao_AAA, whole genome shotgun sequence and encodes:
- the LOC135632980 gene encoding ubiquitin-like-conjugating enzyme ATG10 isoform X1, with product MQSETSARQWDGTLSPNDFNSSVAAFCERWKEVNDSLPQWLWEPFPVVGDSSCNAAGYLTMENVYHQNASEEVSHEESILGDEDLSDDATLVQSCGKDDIHVYDYHIVYSFNFRVPVLYFRGYRLDGCPLKLEDIEKDLPAYSLKGLRESKWTFMTQEDHPYLRRPWYTLHPCGTSDWLKVLIGSNAAYNQPRPLHYLSAWLSVVGQAVGLRIPLGLYKSQ
- the LOC135632980 gene encoding ubiquitin-like-conjugating enzyme ATG10 isoform X2; this encodes MQSETSARQWDGTLSPNDFNSSVAAFCERWKEVNDSLPQWLWEPFPVVGDSSCNAAGYLTMENVYHQNASEEVSHEESILGDEDLSDDATLVQSCGKDDIHVYDYHIVYSFNFRVPVLYFRGYRLDGCPLKLEDIEKDLPAYSLKGLRESKWTFMTQEYVVIIDLHMLKWAEFSRLAGSSLPTSTMVYFTSLWN
- the LOC135632979 gene encoding uncharacterized protein LOC135632979 isoform X2; translation: MAPAQALSGVSDEGKPDVSVKYENRESVDAKDVSGILCVNKGEDSLLCVGTSSAPTKADFNSHEGKLDVVVKSEKRDLVDAKDVSGLMCSNNREDSVFHVGSSTALTKVNEVMNEEIDIIDCTASTVVKTVKDEDQDATEYSSSFGDTFSGSDSELKQDHGDMEIESPFFPSNEDPAAIDGFNRVFKKKKVSAHWRKFISPLMWRCQWLELRMKELLSQASKYDKELAAYKHEKELQSKMIELDSSVSRAVPLTSQTHWRGAMKRRKRKRNEDKVDLSSYMSNHVVFSYYENKRTDTDGHSVDDDCGDLEDNIRGNDDNDWLLGLKGCDSSLEQILLNIEAVQSRVTKLKTLLNNCICRNAREISSGNLFLGDVPAGYAQNVSDSPRNNTDSMPAGLLGSPPHRVSEYEMEDMVMPESAASSYGDAADLDIIESTVGGLLSADASLDQDRIRDLCRDSADDILIDNQVAENDYQNFKKVSHATEELQEMIKTQAETHSGDESTAPKDSMPEPGPATENVDMPQQPVLKPCYTGKKRGRKPKKKRRGGSVAGSGPPRSEKLHVSGPSKSEKLHGSGPSKSERPQGSGPSRSERLQITVPLRSERLKKRRLSSKNT
- the LOC135632979 gene encoding uncharacterized protein LOC135632979 isoform X1 translates to MAPAQALSGVSDEGKPDVSVKYENRESVDAKDVSGILCVNKGEDSLLCVGTSSAPTKADFNSHEGKLDVVVKSEKRDLVDAKDVSGLMCSNNREDSVFHVGSSTALTKVNEVMNEEIDIIDCTASTVVKTVKDEDQDATEYSSSFGDTFSGSDSELKQDHGDMEIESPFFPSNEDPAAIDGFNRVFKKKKVSAHWRKFISPLMWRCQWLELRMKELLSQASKYDKELAAYKHEKELQSKMIELDSSVSRAVPLTSQTHWRGAMKRRKRKRNEDKVDLSSYMSNHVVFSYYENKRTDTDGHSVDDDCGDLAEDNIRGNDDNDWLLGLKGCDSSLEQILLNIEAVQSRVTKLKTLLNNCICRNAREISSGNLFLGDVPAGYAQNVSDSPRNNTDSMPAGLLGSPPHRVSEYEMEDMVMPESAASSYGDAADLDIIESTVGGLLSADASLDQDRIRDLCRDSADDILIDNQVAENDYQNFKKVSHATEELQEMIKTQAETHSGDESTAPKDSMPEPGPATENVDMPQQPVLKPCYTGKKRGRKPKKKRRGGSVAGSGPPRSEKLHVSGPSKSEKLHGSGPSKSERPQGSGPSRSERLQITVPLRSERLKKRRLSSKNT